A single Anopheles funestus chromosome 2RL, idAnoFuneDA-416_04, whole genome shotgun sequence DNA region contains:
- the LOC125765869 gene encoding uncharacterized protein LOC125765869, with amino-acid sequence MIIGAGIFYKLLKGGRFNIPNSNISLVETVFGWIVTGLATKNDSSESPNVTCNMTTVADIQQQLQKFWQIEEVEERTILTSDEKRCEQYYNKTTVRDNLGRYMVKLPKHPDWEQMIGHSKSTALRRFASLERKLEANEQLRVQYNTFMEEYISLGHMSLATNDSDSSTNYFLPHHPVIKEASTTTKLRVVFDGSAVTTTGKSLNDALLVGPAVQDDLLNLVIRFRKFPVVLIADIEKMYRQVLVHPDDRSLQQILWRFSKDEPIQSYKLNTVTYGLAPSSYLATRTLLKLAEDEGEAFPLAAHAIKNQLYVDDLIAGADDVAGAIQLRDELNALLEKGGFKFRKWCSNLLPVLDGLSPELLGTKSSKCFDIDETINTLGIRWEPQADRFGFSVPDNIKAEPYTKRNILSAIAKLYDPLGLIAPVIVQAKILMQSLWVMHPRLRTGPVFTSEPKTATAMFQ; translated from the exons ATGATCATCGGTGCGGGTATCTTCTACAAGTTATTAAAGGGCGGACGATTCAATATTCCCAATTCGAACATATCCTTAGTAGAAACCGTCTTCGGCTGGATCGTAACTGGGTTGGCAACTAAAAACGATTCTTCGGAAAGCCCAAATGTCACCTGCAATATGACAACAGTTGCAGACATCCAACAACAGCTACAAAAGTTTTGGCAAATAGAGGAAGTAGAAGAGAGAACCATACTCACGTCGGACGAAAAAAGATGTGAGCagtattataataaaacaaccGTCCGCGATAACCTTGGGCGATACATGGTGAAGTTGCCGAAGCATCCGGATTGGGAGCAGATGATTGGGCACTCAAAATCAACAGCGTTGCGACGGTTTGCGTCCTTAGAACGAAAGCTTGAAGCTAATGAACAGCTCAGAGTTCAGTATAACACCTTTATGGAAGAATATATTTCGCTTGGTCACATGAGTTTGGCTACGAACGACAGTGATTCGTCTACAAATTACTTTCTTCCACATCATCCAGTCATAAAGGAGGCTTCCACCACCACAAAGCTTCGAGTAGTTTTCGACGGTTCAGCGGTTACTACTACTGGAAAATCACTCAACGATGCATTATTAGTTGGTCCAGCGGTGCAGGACGATTTACTGAATCTAGTGATACGCTTTCGCAAATTCCCTGTCGTTCTAATAGCTGACATAGAAAAGATGTATCGTCAGGTGTTAGTACATCCTGATGACAGATCATTGCAGCAAATCTTATGGCGCTTCAGTAAAGATGAGCCCATTCAAAGCTATAAGTTGAACACTGTTACCTACGGCTTAGCACCCTCTTCCTATCTCGCAACAAGAACGCTACTGAAACTAGCAGAAGATGAAGGTGAAGCATTCCCATTAGCCGCGCATGCCATCAAGAATCAACTTTACGTTGACGATCTTATCGCGGGTGCTGATGACGTTGCTGGTGCTATCCAGCTGAGAGATGAACTAAACGCGCTTCTTGAGAAGGGAGGATTTAAGTTCAGAAAATGGTGTTCTAATTTGCTTCCTGTGTTGGATGGTCTTTCTCCGGAATTGCTGGGGACAAAATCTTCGAAGTGTTTCGATATCGATGAAACTATCAATACGCTCGGTATCCGTTGGGAGCCACAGGCTGACAGGTTTGGTTTCAGCGTTCCCGATAATATCAAGGCTGAACCCTACACTAAGCGCAACATTCTATCTGCAATAGCCAAACTCTACGATCCTTTGGGATTAATAGCTCCGGTAATAGTACAGGCAAAGATACTGATGCAAAGTCTTTGGGTG ATGCATCCGAGGCTGCGTACGGGGCCTGTCTTTACGTCAGAACCGAAGACAGCAACGGCAATGTTTCAGTAA